The Sagittula sp. P11 genome window below encodes:
- a CDS encoding PaaX family transcriptional regulator C-terminal domain-containing protein produces MDPLKPLIDNLNAEGRPRIWSLVITVFGDSVQHRGGRIATARLSRLLGRIGVETGAVRTALSRLSQDGWVEGKRSGRTSSYTLTDRGLQEFGPATARIYAPPRQRPVGEWVFDWPGVEGALRLGQGSLRPAPVTDTPGGLRMTGALTGDAGAQVRASLDPDHAVALERMAQDLTALSGIDASPLDAAAARLLQVHRWRRLVLRWPEVPAELMPEDAAPRDLRRAMAEAYKHLAPAAEAWLDTADGEMPAMPPAGPDFSLRFGGLQTP; encoded by the coding sequence ATGGACCCGCTCAAACCCTTGATCGACAACCTGAACGCCGAAGGACGGCCGCGCATCTGGTCGCTTGTGATCACGGTGTTCGGCGACAGCGTGCAGCATCGCGGTGGCCGGATCGCCACCGCCCGGCTGAGCCGCCTGCTGGGCCGGATCGGGGTGGAAACGGGCGCGGTCCGGACCGCCCTCTCGCGCCTTTCGCAGGACGGCTGGGTCGAAGGGAAACGCAGCGGACGCACCAGCAGTTACACCCTGACGGACCGCGGCCTGCAGGAGTTCGGCCCCGCCACCGCCCGGATCTATGCGCCGCCCCGGCAGCGCCCGGTGGGCGAATGGGTCTTCGACTGGCCCGGCGTGGAGGGTGCGTTGCGGCTGGGACAGGGCAGCCTGCGCCCCGCCCCCGTGACCGACACGCCCGGCGGACTGAGGATGACCGGCGCATTGACCGGCGATGCCGGAGCGCAGGTGCGCGCGTCGCTGGACCCTGACCATGCCGTTGCGCTGGAACGGATGGCCCAGGATCTGACGGCGCTATCCGGGATCGACGCCAGCCCCCTGGATGCGGCGGCGGCACGGCTCTTGCAGGTGCACCGCTGGCGGCGGCTGGTGTTGCGCTGGCCCGAGGTTCCGGCAGAGCTGATGCCCGAGGACGCCGCCCCGCGCGACCTGCGGCGCGCCATGGCAGAGGCCTACAAGCATCTCGCCCCCGCAGCCGAGGCATGGCTCGACACCGCCGACGGCGAGATGCCGGCAATGCCCCCCGCCGGCCCGGATTTTTCTTTGCGCTTCGGCGGATTGCAAACC